In the Corynebacterium jeikeium genome, GCGCGGAGTGGTTGGTTGGCGCATCCGCAGGTTCCTCGGCCAGCACTCCGGCCAGCGGGTCACGGCCTCCGTGGGCCTCGCGGATCCGATCTGGGCTACGGCCCATGATCTCCCGGATGACCAGCACTGCCATGAAAACCAGCAAGCCAAGCCGGACGATAGTCACGGTATCGACTAGCCAGTACGGTGCCGCTTGGTTTGCGGGCAGGAACTGCCACATGCGCAGGTACCAATACACAGTCTCCAATGCCGCCCAGCCAAAGACCAATCGCCAGCGGGGGAGAGCCAGCACCAGCAGCGGCACCAGCCATATGGAGTACTGCGGGCTCCACACCTTGTTTGTAATCATGAAGGCCAGCGTGGCCAGGAACGCCACCTGGCCGACCCGCGGAGTGCGCGGCGCGGCGAAGATGACCAGCCAGGCTAAAGCCAGAAGTGCGATCAGCAGCAGTACGCCTGTCAGCAGGTTGAGAGTTTCGGCGCCTTCGACAGACCTGGTGGGAGAGACGCCGTTCCAGGCGTCATTACCTAAGATGTGCGCAATGACGGCATAGATGGTCGAGCCTTCCCAACCGCGTTCGGAGTTCAACTTGAAGAACTGCGACCAACCTTCCGGCGCGAAAACCATGATCGGCAGGTTGACGATCAGCCAGCTTCCGAAGGTCCAGCCGACCAGCTTCGCCAGCGGAACCCAGGCGCGTTGGCGCAGGCACAGCAGGATCAGCGCGCCGCCAATGAACGCGGGCCATAGCTTCAGCGCCACGCCCACGCCGGTAGCCACGCCGGCCCAGCCTGGGCGCCTATTGGCCCAGAAGGTGAGGATGGCGACGGCCGCCGCGCAGGCCAGCAAGTCGAAGTTTGTGAAGGCGTGGACGATGACCAGGGGAGAGGCTGCCATCAGCAGCGTGTCCCACACCCGGTTGCCGGTGAGTTTCGTCATCAGACCGGTGGCGATCAGCCAGAACAAAGCCAGGAAAAATGCGTTGACGCCAAAGTAGATCGCCGCAGGGGCTGCCTGCGGCAGGGGGAGGAAGTTCCACACGGCTTCCACGGGACGCGCAATTGCAGCCATCAGCCATTGGTACAGGCCCGTGAGCACGGGGTATTCCATGTACCGCGTGACGCCATCGTCGGTGAAGGAGGTGAAGTAAGGGAAGTCGAGTTTATCCAGCCCACGGCCCGCATAAAGGGAGACTGTGTCGG is a window encoding:
- a CDS encoding glycosyltransferase family 87 protein, with the translated sequence MESSTHRKPIAAGQRAEQDSQPVSGQRAEQRILPSRTEPMARGFIRFIGGPPGAHAFIGRANWWTPLRVLLATAATFLIFGWLQKAQCIRTGFDGAGNPYVDWSGKRQFTSACYSDTVSLYAGRGLDKLDFPYFTSFTDDGVTRYMEYPVLTGLYQWLMAAIARPVEAVWNFLPLPQAAPAAIYFGVNAFFLALFWLIATGLMTKLTGNRVWDTLLMAASPLVIVHAFTNFDLLACAAAVAILTFWANRRPGWAGVATGVGVALKLWPAFIGGALILLCLRQRAWVPLAKLVGWTFGSWLIVNLPIMVFAPEGWSQFFKLNSERGWEGSTIYAVIAHILGNDAWNGVSPTRSVEGAETLNLLTGVLLLIALLALAWLVIFAAPRTPRVGQVAFLATLAFMITNKVWSPQYSIWLVPLLVLALPRWRLVFGWAALETVYWYLRMWQFLPANQAAPYWLVDTVTIVRLGLLVFMAVLVIREIMGRSPDRIREAHGGRDPLAGVLAEEPADAPTNHSARENGNGSGGEVGVKKKGAEKKESNDG